In the genome of Carassius carassius chromosome 47, fCarCar2.1, whole genome shotgun sequence, one region contains:
- the LOC132130856 gene encoding glucose-dependent insulinotropic receptor-like — protein MTQETSLETMRENYEVTSPIPQLTTPAVIESEVVAMGYILSVGSILIISTNLLVSIALVLLIRKRGYRSWCFVLNLSIADILVGMAITGIATDALKGTTASMEKDICLLRMTFIIAPSAASILTMFLISLDRYVAIKLPLRYLQLMNNKMIAGALVLIWLISMSVGFSPSILKPLQKEDYHKVCTFFSVIEPKSIIVVFCLFFFPLLSVFIYFYMDILKIACGHQKRIHAQQAGSHFLTSSHYWGHVKALRTVAMLVGCFTLCWCPFFVVSIVQASCPTCKLYHILENHLWLLGLSNSLINPLVYACWQREVRNQLCEIFAHIKVRLCLVTHSETADRCLTDHPTVTQAVMFCDKMIATPLNCSRYFTTPE, from the coding sequence ATGACTCAGGAGACATCCTTGGAAACTATGAGGGAGAACTATGAAGTGACATCACCCATTCCACAGCTCACAACCCCTGCTGTAATAGAAAGTGAAGTTGTGGCCATGGGCTATATTCTTAGTGTTGGATCCATTTTGATTATCTCCACCAACCTTTTAGTCTCCATTGCCCTGGTCCTGCTCATCCGCAAGAGGGGCTACCGGAGTTGGTGTTTTGTCTTAAACCTATCCATCGCGGACATCCTAGTTGGCATGGCAATCACTGGCATTGCCACTGATGCTCTCAAAGGAACCACAGCCTCCATGGAGAAGGACATTTGTTTGTTGCGCATGACCTTTATCATTGCACCCTCTGCAGCCTCCATCCTAACCATGTTCTTGATCTCACTGGACCGCTATGTAGCTATAAAGTTGCCTCTGCGCTATTTGCAGTTAATGAATAATAAGATGATTGCTGGGGCTCTGGTTCTCATCTGGCTCATCTCGATGTCTGTGGGATTTTCACCCAGCATTTTGAAACCATTGCAGAAGGAAGACTATCACAAGGTCTGCACGTTCTTCTCCGTCATAGAGCCCAAGAGCATTATTGTGGTCTTCTGCCTTTTTTTCTTTCCACTGCTCTCTGTCTTTATCTATTTTTACATGGACATCCTGAAAATTGCATGCGGCCACCAAAAGCGCATCCATGCCCAGCAAGCAGGGTCACACTTTCTGACGTCTAGTCATTACTGGGGTCACGTAAAAGCCCTGCGGACTGTCGCCATGCTAGTTGGTTGCTTCACACTCTGCTGGTGccctttttttgtggtcagtattGTGCAGGCATCATGTCCAACTTGTAAACTCTATCACATTTTGGAGAACCATCTCTGGCTGTTGGGACTCTCAAACTCCCTTATAAATCCCCTTGTTTATGCCTGCTGGCAGCGAGAGGTGAGAAACCAGCTCTGTGAGATCTTTGCTCATATAAAAGTCAGGTTGTGTCTTGTGACACATTCTGAGACAGCAGACAGATGCCTCACAGACCACCCGACTGTCACTCAGGCAGTGATGTTTTGTGACAAGATGATAGCCACCCCGTTAAACTGCAGTAGGTATTTCACAACTCCCGAATAA
- the slc25a14 gene encoding brain mitochondrial carrier protein 1 codes for MANLNWKPFVYGGMASIVAEFGTFPIDLTKTRLQVQGQTHCMEVRYRGMFHALLRIGREEGIRALYSGISPAVLRQASYGTIKIGTYNTLKKLFVSHPEDETMVINVFCGVVSGVLSSSLANPTDVLKIRMQAQGSLLQGSMMSNFINIYQTEGTRGLWRGVIPTAQRAAIVVGVELPVYDITKKHLIHSGLMGDTVLTHFISSFACGLAGALASNPVDVVRTRMMNQRVLAGNPMYKGTLDGLMQTWKNEGFFALYKGFWPNWLRLGPWNIIFFITFEQLKKLPL; via the exons ATGGCAAACCTGAACTGGAAGCCGTTTGTCTATGGGGGAATGGCCTCAATTGTCGCAGAATTCG GTACGTTTCCCATTGATCTCACAAAAACACGGCTCCAGGTTCAAGGGCAGACGCACTGTATGGAGGTCCGATATCGGGGAATGTTCCACGCTTTGTTGAGGATTGGCCGTGAAGAAGGGATCCGGGCATTGTACTCTGG aatttctcCTGCAGTCCTCCGACAAGCTTCTTATGGGACAATCAAGATCGGTACATATAACACATTAAAGAAACTGTTTGTCAGTCATCCAGAAG ATGAGACTATGGTGATTAATGTGTTTTGTGGTGTGGTGTCTGGAGTTTTGTCATCTTCTTTGGCAAATCCAACTGATGTGCTAAAG ATTCGCATGCAGGCTCAAGGCAGCCTGTTACAGGGAAGCATGATGTCTAATTTCATCAACATTTACCAGACTGAAGGCACGCGAGGCCTGTGGAGG GGTGTAATTCCTACAGCACAGAGAGCGGCCATCGTGGTGGGTGTAGAGCTGCCAGTCTATGACATCACCAAGAAGCATTTGATTCATTCAGGCCTCATGGGAGACACTGTGTTAACTCATTTCAT ttcCAGTTTCGCGTGTGGTCTGGCAGGTGCTTTAGCCTCCAACCCAGTGGATGTGGTGAGGACACGTATGATGAATCAACGTGTGCTCGCGGGTAACCCTATGTACAAGGGTACGCTGGATGGACTCATGCAGACCTGGAAAAATGAAGGATTTTTTGCTCTCTATAAAGGCTTCTGGCCCAACTGGCTTCGTCTGGGGCCCTGGAACATAATT TTCTTCATCACCTTTGAGCAGCTGAAGAAGCTTCCATTGTAg